A genomic segment from Desulfurispirillum indicum S5 encodes:
- a CDS encoding restriction endonuclease, with protein MVKRVTSDSLIMMSEGEFEFLISRLLRHIGFSINESLDFGNNERIYIAQGRKKPYMGKFVIRYKRNTGEDDVLDMEFLNGTSHWTIREATNKVLIVSNCNFSEELQFHADNSEVELIGADEIVRLANEIAEEDERRKKEQESIKKRRKRPNVPYGRTLILKLETEYTIDLAPVTVKEWLNVWLRIKSEIEVILATALKIDPESVDKNDSERLKSLTTKLEGLYFDLMKYKVPDVAQLSRDMAERVLENVILLVTGTLYEEPLEDIEDYRANITKLDNELTAVNKELVEYLEEKEKEVKRREKFRNIVLVGYVVGILLLMAILVSKT; from the coding sequence ATGGTTAAGCGCGTAACCTCTGACAGCCTGATAATGATGAGCGAAGGCGAATTTGAGTTCCTGATCAGTCGTCTGCTGCGACATATCGGCTTTTCCATCAATGAAAGCCTTGATTTTGGCAACAACGAGCGGATCTACATCGCCCAGGGACGCAAAAAACCCTATATGGGGAAGTTTGTCATACGGTACAAGCGCAATACCGGGGAAGATGACGTTCTCGATATGGAGTTCCTGAACGGGACATCCCATTGGACGATCCGCGAAGCCACCAACAAGGTTCTTATTGTCAGTAACTGTAACTTCTCGGAAGAACTGCAGTTTCACGCCGATAACTCGGAAGTCGAACTGATAGGAGCCGATGAAATCGTTCGACTCGCCAATGAGATCGCCGAAGAAGATGAAAGGCGCAAAAAAGAGCAGGAAAGCATCAAGAAGCGCCGCAAGCGCCCAAATGTGCCCTATGGACGCACCCTGATACTTAAACTTGAAACCGAATACACTATTGATCTCGCACCGGTTACAGTGAAGGAATGGCTCAATGTCTGGCTGCGCATCAAGTCGGAAATCGAAGTTATTCTGGCCACCGCCCTGAAAATCGACCCGGAATCCGTGGACAAGAATGATTCCGAGCGCCTGAAGTCCCTGACCACAAAACTTGAAGGCCTCTACTTCGACCTCATGAAGTACAAGGTGCCCGATGTGGCGCAACTCAGTCGTGATATGGCGGAACGGGTACTGGAAAACGTCATCCTGCTGGTCACGGGAACGCTCTACGAGGAACCCTTGGAGGACATTGAAGACTATCGTGCCAATATCACGAAACTTGATAATGAGCTGACGGCGGTGAACAAGGAGCTGGTGGAGTACCTGGAAGAGAAGGAAAAGGAAGTCAAGCGTCGGGAAAAGTTCCGCAATATCGTCCTGGTGGGCTATGTGGTGGGGATCCTGCTGCTGATGGCCATACTGGTGTCCAAGACATGA